The sequence CAGTCTGTATAACACAGGGGCTGATGGACTGGCTGTCCACCGTAGTAACTGGATGGCTTACAAGAGATACATCAAAACAatgatttgttttgtatttttatttacccCAAAGTTAAAGCAACATAAAATGCAAATCAATCCAAATTATAGTGTAACAATGATTTTTGGGACGCACCGaggtttgttttaaaaacaaaaaaacaacaaacctgtTTCAAATCTTAAAATTGTTAAGTATAGTTAAAGATAATTGGCTTAATGTAAAAGTAGTTTTGAGGCCAGTAAGATGTTTGTCATCAGTATAATCATAATTGTACTAAAGAACACTCTTTTCTTCATTTAAGTTTTGTAGTCTTTTTGTCTTCTAATCTTTTAGGGTTTTTGGTGCAGGTTTTAAGAGGGTTCTTAAAGTAATGTTTGCCTGTGATTTGACGTTCGTGTCTTTAAAGATAAAATTAATGTTCGTTTTCAAGTTTAGTTGTACGTTTGTTACTAATTAAACCCAAACTGCTTGGTGGTAACTTCTGAAATGATGCATTACACAGAAATAGGTGGAGTTCTATTTAATCAGCTTAAAGGTTATCAATCAGTAACATAAATAAAGCTTTACATTGTCTGTCGCTCTGTGAATTAGCCTAATGAGTTACGTAGATCTCTCCTTCATCAACCCAGAGAACATCACGTCAGACTCCGCCCTCTCCAGCCCAAATGTCATGAACTCCCCAGGTCACGGGATTGAGGGGCTGAACCGCAGGAGGAAAAAACGCACCAGCATAGAGACCAACATACGCGTGGCCTTAGAGAAGAGTTTCCTGGAGGTCAGTGTCATACACAGTCATATGTACACTTTGGGACAAAGTGCCAATTTAGGGGGGGAAGAGCACTGGAGGACTGTCTTCCTAGACTCTGTGCAGGAGGTGTGGCGTGAAAGAATCACCTGATTGGATGGCCTGCCTTCTGTCCAATCATAAGCTGTGCTTGTTTCCTTATTCCATACCTTGTGTATCTGAATATTCAACCCTCAGCAGTGCTCACCACCTTCTTCTCTGCTGTTTGTCAAATGGTATAGTCCGGCGGTGGTGATTGGATATAGATAATAGCAATGGTCACGTAGGGGTCGAGGGCGCCATGGAAGTTTGTCGGGTGTGGGGTGCAACGCCGATAGAGAGGGAAATTGTCCAAATGATGACGGCCCCTTTTTATTCAGTTCAGCTATGAGATCGCATTCTTGCTACATAACATTGTGCAACTGGAGAAATTATCTATAGTCACATACACAGAGAATAGTCACCGGCATCTACCATTTGTAAACAACCCCTAGGAAACCCCTCTCTATCCCTTGTGCCAATCTCTTACCTCTACATACAATCTATCATTATTTACCCTCAGTCAGTGTTACAATACTGATTTGTAAACGTATCTTGACCACTTAGTGCCTGTAATTAGCGATCTTCCCTTAAAGTATGCCCAATGCCAGCACACATCAAAGCCAATGAGTGGACAGAACCATTTTTCGGTATAGTACAATAAATGCAAAGTCTGAAACACACGACAAGATGGGCGTCTTAATTGGGTTTTGTGCAAGTGGCGTTTAATTGGCTTGTGTATTGTACAAGAAAACCCCTTTTGATTTCACGAGGTCCAGCCTGAACTGTTATCTCCTCTTCTTTCTGACCATCTACTTCCCAACACAGAACCAAAAGCCTACCTCGGAGGAGATCACCATGATTGCTGATCAGTTGCATATGGAGAAGGAGGTGATCCGTGTTTGGTTCTGCAACCGGCGCCAGAAGGAAAAAAGGATAAACCCCCCCAGCAGCGGCATATCTAACAGTTCTCCCATTAAAGCAATGTTCACAAACCAAACTCCTCTGGTAAGGCTTCTGGAAGACGACCTAGTAACCGCTCGGCTGATGAGCCAGACTGTAGCACAAGGATTTTCTTACAATTTCCACCCTTGTATACCCTTTATATCAGGAATGGCCAGCCTGTGGGCTCTcgaggtgttgtggaactacaagtcccagcatgccctggcagttaTCGGCTGGCGAAGCAGAGAGAGAGtcgcaggttggccaggcctgatctataTCGTCTTCACttcataaaatcatttttatttattgttaattattGTAGATAATTCCTCttgagattttattttatttttggtccGTTATCCAAGAGAGCAAAGAGTGAAATCAGTTGGTTAATTTTTCTCCACTGGTTTAAAAACTGTGCCAGCAGTGAAAGTGTTAAAGTATACTGTGTAATAAAGTCCCCTGTCCCCATCGTTCTACCAGGTGGTAGTAACATGCGGCCCTCTCTACCTCTCATCTTGTTCCAGCTTTATATGATCTAACCGGATCAGTAGAAGGGAGCAATAAATACTTATGAATGATTTATCTGGTATATACGTGCTGTAAATACCTGCAGGTTTAGTTGGGGTAATTGGCCGGCAGACGGCAGGTGGTCTCTGACAATGAGTAACTGCAGGTGATGTCTCACCTGGCTGCACACACTGTAATACAGCAAATACCGTAGCGCAGGTTTCCTGTCCTCTAACTGTGGCCATAAACGCTGCCTCTTCCTGCAACACAAAGAGAGGTCCCTTCTGTGTGGGAGCGTGGGTTGTATATTAATGAATGTCTGCAAACACACTAAGAATCTGGTACAGTTAGAAACTGTGAATTGTTTGACGTAGTAAAATTAGATCCGTGTGATAATTTTCTTCCTGGCTTAATATACAGAAGATTTGTACTGTAAAGTGTTGCTGGTTATAGCGGTGTCCTAAAATCTGTGTTTTCTCCCCTTCGTCGTGTAAGTGGATGAGCCTACATCTGTTTCGCTCTGATTGTAGCCTGAGGACCGCTTAAAGACTCACTCACCgcatttttattttccctgtgATTTTATAAATATCAAGAGAGGAATATAATGAGGCTTCTTGCAGAGTTTAGCTGGCCTACGGAGTCATTGTCAAATAGCCCCATTACCTCCTCCTAAGTCCCTCCTGTCAGTCCATGTGTGACTATCGTATAATATATTGGTTTAGAAGCATGGCTGGCAGTGGATGTGATGTAACTGGGTCTGTGCTGGGATGTGAGAGCCGAGGACGGTTATTTGTCTGTCCTGGGAATCATGGGAGGCAGCGGTGCTCAGGCCCTAATATTCCTCACAGTCTGTGCACAGGGGATATCATAAGACACACATACATTGTGCAAACTACAAGGGAAGGTATCTGCTCTAAGAGGAAATAACTGAAGCTACGAGTGCGCTTATAATCACCTACTTCACATACCTGGAAGGTGGAGGTTTTGCAATATATTCAATAAAGCAAAGAATGTTTTCCGATAGAAGCAACTTCGCCACCTCCTCCGTGTTCTATAATAGTGTTGTatccaatatatatattcatatgtgtGAATGCTACACGGGGGAGACTGTGCTCATTGTGTAAATTTAGTATGACACAGCCGCTACTATCAAAAGGACCTGGAAAAATGGTTTTAAAAAGCAGCATCTGCCCCTCTAATGATGCCTGTATTAAATGCAAACCCGGTAACCAAAAGCAaagtagagcagtgtgctgtgGGGCCCCTACGGACATACAGACCTCTGATCTCACCACCGTGATGTTACATTTCAGTATATATACTACAAACCTGCCGTGTCTGCTTCCAGGTGGCCTCTACACCGAGCCTTGTGACGAGCAGCGCAGCCACCACGTTATCCGTAAACCCAGTGCTCCCTCTAACCAGTGCTGCCACTGTGACCAGCTACCCAATCCAAGGTGAGCGCTCACTCACGTCATTCATCTGTTACACTCTGCACAATGCACTCTTCTAAACCATAACTGcctcaaaatgtgttttattatatttgttttactaaATCGAATTTACTGATTATTGTGGGTTGCACAACTTAATatctaaaataaaagaaaaacatactgAAAAATGGAGGCtgcaaatccttctgtctcttgtGTGTATTGTTGGGATAATGAACCTTCTACAACAGACCTGGCCAAGCTGcgcggctctccagatgttgtgaaactacaagccccagcatgctttgcctgtagatagccagctgatagctggcagggcatggaGGGATTTGTAGTTTCTaaatacctggagagccataACTTGGCCAGGTCTGTTCTTGGATATTACAGTACTTTGTGTGACATCTTTATCATAGGAGCGATAGCTCATGGTCTCGGTTTATCAGGAGCACAGTTCTTACAGTGGTATCTGCCCTTTTATTctgttttgtggggttttttaatGACTTACACTTATATTACATGAAGAAACTCACTAAATCTTTCTTACAATATTCTAGCATTTACTAAAGCAAATATAAATCTGAatcaatatttgttttcttttaaatatgtggATTTGGCCTAAATAGGCTAATCTAAAGCTGGGTCCTTCTTTTTCTAATAAACCTACACATTTGTCCCAGGGTGGGAAATAAGAAGAGCTCCGCCCAATATGCTAATCACCCGCTGCGCAGTGCTGCGTCTCTCCACATCTGGCCCCAGCTTCGTGCCAGCAGAGTGGTTGACGtactagtccagtgttggctaacttctgacactccaggtgtttgtgaaactacaagtcccagcatgctttgccaatatatagcagcttattgctggaagggtatgctgggacttgtagtttcacaacacctggagtgtcacaggttagccagcactgtGCTAGTCGCTACTTGGGCTGATTAGCAAGAGGCGCACTCTCCTGGCCTAGAGCTACTTCCTTTGTTATTTTACGAATAGTTACGCTGCATTATTGATAAACATCGTCTAAGGAATGAATTGGAAATGTGTTATTGGATCAGAAATGAGCCACGGGTTGTGAGTGGGGGCTCCCAGGATCATTCACAGAGGTCTGTGTTCTGGTCCAACCATCATTGATTAAATCAGTATTTCATCTGAAGGATAACTACCGCCAATGTAAAGTTGTGTAATGTTTTTCTTAAAGTCACAACAGGAACTCACACGGCCAACACTGCAACTGTGATATCTACCGCTCCCCCAGTGTGCTCGGTCCTGACATCCCCGTCTCTGAGCCCCTCCCCGTCGGCCTCTGCAGGAGTTTCAGAAGCATCCAGCGCAGGCGAAACCGGTACAACGCACACCACCTCCACTCCCATCACCTCCCCGCTGAGTGCTGGCCAAGTCATGGTGACGGCGTCCGGAATCCACAGCGCGGCTGCCACAGCGCTACAAGGAGCGGCGCAGCTGTCCTCCAATGCAAGCCTAGCTGCCATGGCTGCCGCAGCCGGACTCAACCCTGGGCTGATGGCCCCCTCGCAGTTTGCCGCTGGGTAAGGGGTCACACTAAGTAAGACCACACAGTTCAACTAATATGTCTAAAATTGTGCTGCAACCTTATTGCACTAACAAAAGGTGTAATTATTTACTTAGACTTAAATTATAATAAACAGTTTGAAGCTAGAAACTGCATGAAGGTGTCTATTATTTATAAAACGCTTGTCAAGCATTTTCTTAATAGTTGTATTGTGTAGCTCAGGCCTGGCCAGCCTGTGGCGCTCCAAGTGTTGCGaagctacaaatcccagcatgccttgctatCGACtagctatctgctggcaaagcatgctggggcttgtagtttcacaacacctggagagacgcaagttggccaggcctgttatAGGGTGCAAAAATCATTCACTGGGAATAGAAACGGCATCTTAGTTTAGCTCTGGAAAATTTTACTGTCAAAATAATGAccaatatgtttatataatatatgtatttcacaTAGTGGTTTATGCCACTGTCTCTTACATCACGTCAAGTGCAGATTCACCACGCAGTAATGAGCTGTATATGTTGCTTCCATACACCATGTGTCAGTATATTGTGCTTTCTACTCTGCTACAGGGTtattgagaggggggggggggggggggggattattatttatttattatttatattttacatatagtgGAAAATTTTCGCAAATCTGACAGACCctcttttaaaataaaagcaaacaaatcCTGCCATTCTTGAGTATTACGTATGCTTGTACCGCTCACAGACATTAATAAAGTTTCCATACCTTGACAGGACTTGTTTCACTGCCGTCATTGTTCACTGGTTCTACTACAATCGGCTACTTGCAGCGTCCTACAATGGGGATGACTGACAGGCAGTCTGCGGTGTGTAGAAAAACATCTTTCCTCCGCGATCACTACTTCCGATAATCTCCTTACATTTATATTTGAGGGATATTAGTAGATCTTTTATATAAAAGGCAACTTGTTTTAGGGAGGTTAGTGGTCCTTTAACATTAATATACAAGAGATTTGTTTTGATGTCGCCAACAAAAATGACATTACTACATATTAGGTTTCTCTTTAGTTTTATTTAATTCACAGTTTCATGTCTGAGAATTTCACCCTGTGGGCGATCATGACCTGTATGAGAatgttacatttatgtttgtgAATGTTCCACGACCACATATAATACTGGATCATATTTATATGTGTCTTGTAAGACAAGGTACTCTCTGATTTGCTTGTGACGTGGTACCACAGCTACTTCAGAAGCCTGTTCTGGTTCCCACTATACCCCATGTATCCAGATAGAGATCCTGGACCTTCGCCCGGGGTCTTGTCCGCTCTGACCTTAGGATGACGGGATAAGGGTGGTGGTCTGCTCGCTGTCATACACATCACATGTGCAATAACACGTGACGACCTGCCTGTGTATGATTGTGTTAGTACCGTGTGTAAATGTTGTGTGTCTTGTCTCGCTTCTGTCCACAGAGGTGCCTTATTCAGTCTCAACCCCGGGACCCTGGGCAGCGCGCTTAGCCCCGCTCTGATGAGTAACAGCACGCTGGCAACAATACAAGGTCAGTCCGTCACCCTCCTTACATTGCTGATATATATCAAGGCACATGACACAAATAGGATTCAGGCCATACATGATATACTTATTAATGACAGCAATACGATATTAATTTTACGTGTTAACATACAGGAAGATGTTGTGTTCTTCTGGGGCTGTGTAAGGGTATATCGATATTGTGCACTTTAGTTTTTAGTCTAGATACAGTTTGACTCTATTGTTTCCAAGTCTTGTGAGGCATCAAATGATGTAGGAGTCATATTCCACAGCTAAAAACATGCTGAGACTACactaaactctcctgtgtttgtgcAATGCTTATGGGAATTAATTAGTGAATATTTACTGTGTCCTCTTACTTTTCACTCCTTTAGTTTGGAAAGGCAGCAATAAATCTTCACAAATTTTGGTTTCTAAATAACATGCAccctaataattaaaataatccaATTAGTTTTAGTTAAGGTTCATTTAGAGATGCATTTGACACAGCAATCTTCAGTGTGATAGTCTTACATCACTACCCTGtcctgctggggaccctgctccttccactatataactctgtctgtggcttcctgctgcctccattcccctcctcacatcatgtcactgcccctgtcacatgcagccctgtcctcactaacacatcactcatctcctgatatactctgtgctgctaaggaccctgctccttccactatataactctgtctgtggcttcctgctgcctccattcccctcctcacatcatgtcactgtccctgtcacatgcagccctgtcctcactaacacatcactcatctcctgatatactctgtgctgctaaggaccctgctccttccactatataaatacatgattatTGGCAGGCCTAAAGGCATCTTATCTACAATGAAGTTGATAGTCGAATTAGCATTACTGTTAAgaggaaaatgttttgttttgtagggttttttctttttttaatttcttaacaCGTTTTTTAGGATGCTTTTTCTTAATCTACTGTAATttaagctcttttttttttttttttttttttttttttatatatttccccCCGATTTCACTAGCTCTGGCATCGAGTGGATCTCTTCCAATAACGTCACTAGATGCTACCGGAAACTTGGTGTTCGCCAACGCTGGGGGGACTCCTAACATTGTGACTGCTCCCTTATTCCTCAATCCTCAAAACCTGTCTCTGTTCACCAGCAGCCCAATCAGCTTGGTCTCTGCCGCCTCCGCGGGGGGGACCCCCATCACAAGCCTTCACTCCTCCGTCGACTCCATCCAAAACTCTCTTTTTACAGTGGCCTCTGCCAGCGGACCAGCTTCCACCACCACTTCAGGCTCCAAGGCACAGTGAGCCCGGGCCACGAGATCACCTCCGCTTTCTTGTAGCGGTCAATTAAGCGAGCGGGAAAAGCCCGTGTGATCTGCTCCCCTCCAGCACGGGAGAGCTCCGAACGAAATAAAACGGGAGGGAGAAAGCGGGGGGAGGGAAACACGACAAGAACGGATGGACATTTTGCCtaattttataataaacatttctCTTTTCAGGATAAACACTGATCAGAAAACTTTCTaaccaaaaatgtagaaaaaaaaaaaggagaaaaatccaaaaaaaaaataatttagaaatgatggaaaaaaaaaatcacaaaagtgATAGGACTACTTATCATTTCCAGCAGTCACATGGACAGCTAAGGTTGgttgtttaaacaaaaataatctgATATTGGAAGGGGAATTTGGTTTAGTCtaaatatactttttattattattttttgtaattatCATTTTGTATAGGTCTGTTGTACAGACCTTTTTGTCATGCAAGGTGTTTATAGTCATATCAATATGTTGGGGTTCCTTTCTTAACTGGTACAATTTAGGCAGGCCTGTATTACTGGTGTTTGTTTTTTCCCATCTTCTTGTTATTTTGTTTCCTCCCCATCTTGCAAACGAATTTCCTGGCAGACCCGACAGATTTCGCCAGCTTTTCCTGGGCTCCGGCGGCTTTGCTATGANNNNNNNNNNNNNNNNNNNNNNNNNNNNNNNNNNNNNNNNNNNNNNNNNNNNNNNNNNNNNNNNNNNNNNNNNNNNNNNNNNNNNNNNNNNNNNNNNNNNNNNNNNNNNNNNNNNNNNNNNNNNNNNNNNNNNNNNNNNNNNNNNNNNNNNNNNNNNNNNNNNNNNNNNNNNNNNNNNNNNNNNNNNNNNNNNNNNNNNNtattattttattttgcattcattGTATTCCCCCTTTTCAAATTAATTGCACTGAATAGGAATCAAAACTCTGTCCCACTTGTTGGGATTTTAATAGATGAGCAATTGTCTGATCATGCATCATGTGACCAAATCAAGAGAATAATTATGAATCTCCTAGACTTTGCCTTTCCTTCTTCCAGTTCCGAATCCTAGGTGAATCGTAGTGGGGTCTCCTCCACCACAGGTACAGGGGCTGTTGTATACCTCACTTTTAAAACTCCTAACTGAGTGGTTTTGCTTTAACGCTCTAAAAACCCTACAGAGCTGCCAACTGTGCTATGTATAAAGTTGACCTTTTTGGCTTGTAGCAACGTGACCGGTAacgtgggtggggggggggggtcttctaAGCTATCCCAAAGCCTCTGACAtgtatttatgattttatttcttAAGTTTATCTTGATATTTAGTGCTTTTGTTAATACTCCAAGTTTTATCAAGACTGGGTATGATATGACGGAGGAGTTTCCATTGCCTTTTCACTAACGAACGTTTCATGCACAAGAGTCCTGCACAGAACATATCATcattctttcttcattatctgtTTGTTACTGATGACGTTTCATTAACAGTTTTATAACACAGCTTTGTTTCACTCACCATGGTATATTTCTCAAGCTTGaccaaaaatgttgaaaaatgcAAAGAGTTTAGTTTGTGGACAATCCCGTCTAACATCTGGTGGTCCAGAGTTCCGTGAATGTAGCCGCTCCCCGCccccgcccccccctcctctaAGTTTCTCTTTGCCGCGTCACTGTGCTGCTCTTAAACGCCAGGGTCAGTTTCTTTTGTCTTGTTTTGTTAATTCTCTTTCAATTTCCAGCCAAACCAAAGATTTCTCTATGATTGTATGaactcaaaacaaacaaaaaaaacaaaacaaagaaggaAAAAATAACTGTTGGAAAGAAAAATCTGTCTTCAGTTCCCGGTTGATTTGCAGGAGGAGAGAGATGACAGGATGAGAAGCCTCGAGGCGCCCGGTCCTGTATAGGAACTGGCGGCCTCTGAGCTTTTTCTCCGCTGTGGGTTAAACAGAAACATCTGGTATGTTTGGCAACCCCTCTTTGTCCTATCATAGCCTCCTCGCAGAATCCCCTAGGAACTGAAGATAAAGCAGGTACATCATTGGCTTCTCTGATGGCGTTCTTTCAACCTTTCAGTGTTGGGGGGGCTTGGATCcctaaaaagaaaaatgcaatgcATGCCAAAGCCTCTCCACCCTGTTTGGTCTAACCCTTCATGGGCTGGATGATGATTAATACACGCTGAGGTGCATTTCCTTTCACCTGTCTTCTCTTGTGTTGTGTTCTACGTCTACAATTGCCGTCCTGTGGCCTAACCGGACAGGAATCCATCTCGATCGATGACGCaaagctttt is a genomic window of Mixophyes fleayi isolate aMixFle1 chromosome 2, aMixFle1.hap1, whole genome shotgun sequence containing:
- the POU2F1 gene encoding POU domain, class 2, transcription factor 1 isoform X8 produces the protein MSVRRKRELVYLPKLSSLEADARMNNPSETSKSAESGDGNTGTQTNGLDFQKQPVPVGAAITSAQAQAFLGHLHQTKFKEEPGEPSQPIQPSQQPSLQAAIPQTQLMVAGGQIAGLTLTPAQQQLLLQQAQAQLLAAAVQHSASQQHSAAGATISASAATPMTQIPLSQPIQIAQAGGYVPFSFQDLQQLQQLQQQNLNLQQFVLVHPTTNLPPAQFIISQTPQGQQGLLQAQNLLTQLPQQSQASLLQSQPSITLASQPATPTRTIAATPVQHLPQSQTTPKRIDTPSLEEPSDLEELEQFAKTFKQRRIKLGFTQGDVGLAMGKLYGNDFSQTTISRFEALNLSFKNMCKLKPLLEKWLNDADLSFINPENITSDSALSSPNVMNSPGHGIEGLNRRRKKRTSIETNIRVALEKSFLENQKPTSEEITMIADQLHMEKEVIRVWFCNRRQKEKRINPPSSGISNSSPIKAMFTNQTPLVASTPSLVTSSAATTLSVNPVLPLTSAATVTSYPIQVTTGTHTANTATVISTAPPVCSVLTSPSLSPSPSASAGVSEASSAGETGTTHTTSTPITSPLSAGQVMVTASGIHSAAATALQGAAQLSSNASLAAMAAAAGLNPGLMAPSQFAAGGALFSLNPGTLGSALSPALMSNSTLATIQALASSGSLPITSLDATGNLVFANAGGTPNIVTAPLFLNPQNLSLFTSSPISLVSAASAGGTPITSLHSSVDSIQNSLFTVASASGPASTTTSGSKAQ
- the POU2F1 gene encoding POU domain, class 2, transcription factor 1 isoform X10, which produces MSVRRKRELVYLPKLSSLEADARMNNPSETSKSAESGDGNTGTQTNGLDFQKQPVPVGAAITSAQAQAFLGHLHQLTLTPAQQQLLLQQAQAQLLAAAVQHSASQQHSAAGATISASAATPMTQIPLSQPIQIAQAGGYVPFSFQDLQQLQQLQQQNLNLQQFVLVHPTTNLPPAQFIISQTPQGQQGLLQAQNLLTQLPQQSQASLLQSQPSITLASQPATPTRTIAATPVQHLPQSQTTPKRIDTPSLEEPSDLEELEQFAKTFKQRRIKLGFTQGDVGLAMGKLYGNDFSQTTISRFEALNLSFKNMCKLKPLLEKWLNDADLSFINPENITSDSALSSPNVMNSPGHGIEGLNRRRKKRTSIETNIRVALEKSFLENQKPTSEEITMIADQLHMEKEVIRVWFCNRRQKEKRINPPSSGISNSSPIKAMFTNQTPLVASTPSLVTSSAATTLSVNPVLPLTSAATVTSYPIQVTTGTHTANTATVISTAPPVCSVLTSPSLSPSPSASAGVSEASSAGETGTTHTTSTPITSPLSAGQVMVTASGIHSAAATALQGAAQLSSNASLAAMAAAAGLNPGLMAPSQFAAGGALFSLNPGTLGSALSPALMSNSTLATIQALASSGSLPITSLDATGNLVFANAGGTPNIVTAPLFLNPQNLSLFTSSPISLVSAASAGGTPITSLHSSVDSIQNSLFTVASASGPASTTTSGSKAQ
- the POU2F1 gene encoding POU domain, class 2, transcription factor 1 isoform X6, whose translation is MLDCSEYVLDARMNNPSETSKSAESGDGNTGTQTNGLDFQKQPVPVGAAITSAQAQAFLGHLHQVQLAGTSLQAAAQSLNVQTKFKEEPGEPSQPIQPSQQPSLQAAIPQTQLMVAGGQIAGLTLTPAQQQLLLQQAQAQLLAAAVQHSASQQHSAAGATISASAATPMTQIPLSQPIQIAQAGGYVPFSFQDLQQLQQLQQQNLNLQQFVLVHPTTNLPPAQFIISQTPQGQQGLLQAQNLLTQLPQQSQASLLQSQPSITLASQPATPTRTIAATPVQHLPQSQTTPKRIDTPSLEEPSDLEELEQFAKTFKQRRIKLGFTQGDVGLAMGKLYGNDFSQTTISRFEALNLSFKNMCKLKPLLEKWLNDADLSFINPENITSDSALSSPNVMNSPGHGIEGLNRRRKKRTSIETNIRVALEKSFLENQKPTSEEITMIADQLHMEKEVIRVWFCNRRQKEKRINPPSSGISNSSPIKAMFTNQTPLVASTPSLVTSSAATTLSVNPVLPLTSAATVTSYPIQVTTGTHTANTATVISTAPPVCSVLTSPSLSPSPSASAGVSEASSAGETGTTHTTSTPITSPLSAGQVMVTASGIHSAAATALQGAAQLSSNASLAAMAAAAGLNPGLMAPSQFAAGGALFSLNPGTLGSALSPALMSNSTLATIQALASSGSLPITSLDATGNLVFANAGGTPNIVTAPLFLNPQNLSLFTSSPISLVSAASAGGTPITSLHSSVDSIQNSLFTVASASGPASTTTSGSKAQ
- the POU2F1 gene encoding POU domain, class 2, transcription factor 1 isoform X3, with amino-acid sequence MADGGAASQDESSAADARMNNPSETSKSAESGDGNTGTQTNGLDFQKQPVPVGAAITSAQAQAFLGHLHQVQLAGTSLQAAAQSLNVQTKFKEEPGEPSQPIQPSQQPSLQAAIPQTQLMVAGGQIAGLTLTPAQQQLLLQQAQAQLLAAAVQHSASQQHSAAGATISASAATPMTQIPLSQPIQIAQAGGYVPFSFQDLQQLQQLQQQNLNLQQFVLVHPTTNLPPAQFIISQTPQGQQGLLQAQNLLTQLPQQSQASLLQSQPSITLASQPATPTRTIAATPVQHLPQSQTTPKRIDTPSLEEPSDLEELEQFAKTFKQRRIKLGFTQGDVGLAMGKLYGNDFSQTTISRFEALNLSFKNMCKLKPLLEKWLNDADLSFINPENITSDSALSSPNVMNSPGHGIEGLNRRRKKRTSIETNIRVALEKSFLENQKPTSEEITMIADQLHMEKEVIRVWFCNRRQKEKRINPPSSGISNSSPIKAMFTNQTPLVASTPSLVTSSAATTLSVNPVLPLTSAATVTSYPIQVTTGTHTANTATVISTAPPVCSVLTSPSLSPSPSASAGVSEASSAGETGTTHTTSTPITSPLSAGQVMVTASGIHSAAATALQGAAQLSSNASLAAMAAAAGLNPGLMAPSQFAAGGALFSLNPGTLGSALSPALMSNSTLATIQALASSGSLPITSLDATGNLVFANAGGTPNIVTAPLFLNPQNLSLFTSSPISLVSAASAGGTPITSLHSSVDSIQNSLFTVASASGPASTTTSGSKAQ
- the POU2F1 gene encoding POU domain, class 2, transcription factor 1 isoform X5 translates to MSVRRKRELVYLPKLSSLEADARMNNPSETSKSAESGDGNTGTQTNGLDFQKQPVPVGAAITSAQAQAFLGHLHQVQLAGTSLQAAAQSLNVQTKFKEEPGEPSQPIQPSQQPSLQAAIPQTQLMVAGGQIAGLTLTPAQQQLLLQQAQAQLLAAAVQHSASQQHSAAGATISASAATPMTQIPLSQPIQIAQDLQQLQQLQQQNLNLQQFVLVHPTTNLPPAQFIISQTPQGQQGLLQAQNLLTQLPQQSQASLLQSQPSITLASQPATPTRTIAATPVQHLPQSQTTPKRIDTPSLEEPSDLEELEQFAKTFKQRRIKLGFTQGDVGLAMGKLYGNDFSQTTISRFEALNLSFKNMCKLKPLLEKWLNDADLSFINPENITSDSALSSPNVMNSPGHGIEGLNRRRKKRTSIETNIRVALEKSFLENQKPTSEEITMIADQLHMEKEVIRVWFCNRRQKEKRINPPSSGISNSSPIKAMFTNQTPLVASTPSLVTSSAATTLSVNPVLPLTSAATVTSYPIQVTTGTHTANTATVISTAPPVCSVLTSPSLSPSPSASAGVSEASSAGETGTTHTTSTPITSPLSAGQVMVTASGIHSAAATALQGAAQLSSNASLAAMAAAAGLNPGLMAPSQFAAGGALFSLNPGTLGSALSPALMSNSTLATIQALASSGSLPITSLDATGNLVFANAGGTPNIVTAPLFLNPQNLSLFTSSPISLVSAASAGGTPITSLHSSVDSIQNSLFTVASASGPASTTTSGSKAQ
- the POU2F1 gene encoding POU domain, class 2, transcription factor 1 isoform X9, yielding MSVRRKRELVYLPKLSSLEADARMNNPSETSKSAESGDGNTGTQTNGLDFQKQPVPVGAAITSAQAQAFLGHLHQVQLAGTSLQAAAQSLNVQLTLTPAQQQLLLQQAQAQLLAAAVQHSASQQHSAAGATISASAATPMTQIPLSQPIQIAQAGGYVPFSFQDLQQLQQLQQQNLNLQQFVLVHPTTNLPPAQFIISQTPQGQQGLLQAQNLLTQLPQQSQASLLQSQPSITLASQPATPTRTIAATPVQHLPQSQTTPKRIDTPSLEEPSDLEELEQFAKTFKQRRIKLGFTQGDVGLAMGKLYGNDFSQTTISRFEALNLSFKNMCKLKPLLEKWLNDADLSFINPENITSDSALSSPNVMNSPGHGIEGLNRRRKKRTSIETNIRVALEKSFLENQKPTSEEITMIADQLHMEKEVIRVWFCNRRQKEKRINPPSSGISNSSPIKAMFTNQTPLVASTPSLVTSSAATTLSVNPVLPLTSAATVTSYPIQVTTGTHTANTATVISTAPPVCSVLTSPSLSPSPSASAGVSEASSAGETGTTHTTSTPITSPLSAGQVMVTASGIHSAAATALQGAAQLSSNASLAAMAAAAGLNPGLMAPSQFAAGGALFSLNPGTLGSALSPALMSNSTLATIQALASSGSLPITSLDATGNLVFANAGGTPNIVTAPLFLNPQNLSLFTSSPISLVSAASAGGTPITSLHSSVDSIQNSLFTVASASGPASTTTSGSKAQ